The bacterium sequence TTCGTGATGGTGTTTCCCTGGACGAGAGCGGACGGGGATGAGGCGAGCCGCAGCCCCCCGCCGAATCCGAACGCCGGGTCGAACACGGCATCCTGGATCACGTTCCCCACGACGCGCGCACCGGGACATAGGCTGAGAAGGACGCCTCCGCCGCCGACGAACGTATTGCCCTCGAACACGAGCCCCTCGGCCGCCATCAAGTTGATTCCGGAACCGTCCTGATCGATCTGGTTGTTCACCACACGGGCACTTCGAAGTCCACCGGCTCCGGCGGTGACGGCCAGACCGGAGATCGTCGCATCTCGAATGACGTTGCCCTCCGCCACTCCCGTTGCACGGGCGACGTTCGAGGTGCTGATGAGGATCCCGTTGTTGGCTTCGGTAACGACATTGTCTCGCACGACGAAGCTGGTCACCCCGACGAGTGCCACGCCGTAGCCACCGACGACGTTCACGTTCGTCACGATCGCTCGATGATCCGTACCCGTGGCCAGGACGCCGAGCGTGCCGTTGGCCACGCCCGCTGTTGCCCGAAGCGACCCGTTGCGAATGGTGAAGCGGCGGAGCTCGCTGGCGAAGACCACCAGGTCCGTTCCCGGCGGGCTGCTGAGGGTGAAGCCGTTGAGGTCGAGGTCCACCTCCTCGACGCCGGTTCCCAGAAAGGCGATCGTGCGCAAGCCGGCGCTGCCCGCGATGTCGCGAGTCACGACGAACTGCCCGTTGGCATCCGCGCCGGACAGCTCCACCGGCTCGAAGATCGGGATGCGCCCCTCCTCGGCCTGGATGGACGCTGCAGCGCAGAGCAGCAGCAACGTGGCAAAAAGAAGGATTCTCGAGGTGGTCTTCATGGGTGCTCCTTCGGTCGGGTAGCCGTTCACCGGGACGGTAGGGCAGGTCGCCTGGCGCGATTCTACCCCAGAGTCGTTCCCGCGAGCCTGGATTTGTCTGCGGGCGTTCTACTCCCTAAGTTCTGCAAAGAGAGTACCTAGAGCCGGCCGGAGGCCCGGGAGCGTGGGAGATACCACATGACCTTCCTGACGGAGTGCGAGGCCGAGCAGGTGGCCTCGGCCATCGACGCCGCCGAACGAAGGACCGCGGGCGAGATCAAGGTCGTCGTCACGCGCCACTGCTGGACGTCGCTCGAGCGCAAGGCGGCGCAGATCATCGAGCAGCACGGCCTGGACCAGACCGCCGAGCGCGCCGCCGTGTTGATCCTGATCGTCGCGGCCAACCGCGAGCTGATCATCCGCGGCGATACGGGGATCCACGCCGAGGTCGGGCAGGAGTTCTGGGACGACGTGCGCGACGTGATGGTGGACGCGTTCTCCCAGGGCGCGTACGCCCGCGGCATGTGTGACGGGATCGAGCTGATCGCGGACAGGCTCGCCGCCGCGTTTCCGGCGGGCGAGACCACGCGCAACGAGCTGTCCAACGAGATCGCGTATGCCGACTAGGACGCGATCGCTCTTCCTGACGCTCCTGTGTTTCGTCGTGGCCGGCTGCGCGGCTCTTGCGACCACGGGCGGGCCGGCTTCAAAGAAGCCTTCGTACGCACCCTTCCCCGAGCCCGACTCGGGCTACGTCTCGGACCACGCGGATCTGCTCACGATCGACGAGGAGGAGCAGATCGAGCGTTGGCTGTGGCAGATCGAGAGCCGCACGGGTGTCGAGATCATCATCGTGGTCGTCGACTCGATCGCACGCTACCCCGGCACGCCGAACCAGGATGTCGAGTCGTTTGCCGGAGGTCTGTTCGACGCCTACGGCATCGGCAACATGCCGGCCAACGACGGTGTGCTGCTGCTCGTCGCGCATGACGATCGCAGGGCGCGCATCGAGCTCGGGGCGGGTTACGGGCACGGCCGCGACGGCGACGCGCGGAAAATCATGGACCGCGCCATCGTGCCGCGATTCCGCGAGGGCGACTACGCCGGCGGCATTCAAGCCGGGACCAAGGCGGTGGCGAAGGAGTTCGCCGGAGTCCGTATCGGTCCACCGTGGATGTTGATCGGTTTGCTCGCGACGCTGCCCGTCCTGGGGCTCATCGCGTTCAGCCTGTTCAAGAACGGCAAGCGCGGCTGGGGTTGGGTGGTCGTCGGGTTGATGATCGTCGTCATCCTGCTGATCCTGTTCATCGTGATGCGGATCGTGCGCCACATGCCGCGTGAGAGCAGCTCGGGCTGGAGCGCCGGAGGCCTGGGCGGCTTCGGCGGCGGTTCGTCCGGCGGCGGCGGCGCGACGGGAAGCTGGTAGCCGGAAGAAAGAGGAGAGCCCGATGCCGCATCGCTGCCCGGACTGCAAGACGCGATCGTTGCTCGAGTGGAAGACGAAGGACGGCAAGGCGACGGTCGACTGGTGCAAGACCTGCCGCGGCGTCTGGCTCGACAGGAACGAGCTCGGAGCCCTGATCGACGTCGCGATCCCCGACCTCGGCATCCCGCGCGACGCCCAAGAAGTGCGACGACCCTGTCCCCGCTGCCACAAGGCGATGTACCGTTTCGACTACCCGCAGACCGAGATCACCGTCGAGATGTGCAAGGAGTGCAACGGGATCTGGCTCGACAAGGGCGAGTATCAGCAGATCAAATCGGTGCGCCAGACACTCGAGGCCGCGGGTAAGCTGCACGACGACGGCCCAGTCGCGGGGGTCAAGGGCAGCCTGATCGCGTTCATCAACGGGGCGATCGAGGTGCTCAGGCCGTTCGGCAAGCCCTAGCGCATCAAGGGCGCACGGCCAACCGAAAACGCCCACGCGGACGAACTCGGTGTTCCAAGCTAGCGCTCGGCAAGAAGCTGTAGGTACTCAAACTCATTGCCGGTGCGCGGTCCGACCTGCAAATCATCGGGCCACGCAGGCGACTGAAAGAAGTAACGCATATCGACCATCTTGGTCATGATCTCGGTCGCTTGTGCTTGCCCGAGGTTGAATTCCTCTTGTGCCATTACGAGAAAAGCGGCCTTGGACAATCGACCGTGACTCTCACAGCGGGCTCGGAACTCGATTAGAACTTTGGCGGTCGTTTGCTTGTCCACAACCTTGCTGGTGTCGAGCGTCCACGATCGTTCTTCCTCGTGTTGAATCAGGTAGCCTTGATGTTTCAAGCGATGAAGACGCATGCTGGCGGCAGCCGTGCTGATGTTCAGCGCTTGGGCTAGCTCGCGGGCGGATCGGATGAACCCCCAGGCGTGGACCTCATCGCGGACCGCCAATAGCGTCTTTGCTTGCTCTCCCCTCAATTTGGTTGACGCCATCGTCGCTGCCTCTTCGAAGCTCCACCCGTTTGCTACAACACATATTATGAGAAAAGCGCAGGCGAAAACGATTCTAGCACGCACGTGTAGCGATATCTTAACGTTATAGTAACGTGAATATATCGCTTAAAACGAACCCCTCTCGTACGCCAACTCGACAGGATCGTCAACACGAATTTGCCCCAACGCATTGACTCGCCCACGAACTTAGTGTTCGAATGCAGACCATTGGAGTGTTGAAGATGGACGGCCACGAGCAGTTGTGTAAGTCCTTGCGGGCATCTAACGTTATATTAACGCCTGTACGTACGCAGTCGCCTCAAGAGAGGATGACGGGGAGTCCGGCTTGACAAAGGTCTCGAGCACGACCGCGCGACTACGAACCGCAGTGTTCGTTGGGGCGCGTGTGTTCGTCGCACTGTGTCTCGTGGCCGGTGCGCTGCCGGTCGCGATTGCGGGCGTTTTTGAAACACCGATCTCTCAGAAAGTGGTAGCGGGACACGTTCGATTGCCCGGCGGTCAGGTTGCCGAGTTTTTCCTCGGCGACGGTGAATTGCTCCGAATAGAAAATTCACTCGCCGAATACAAGATCGGTGTTGCCGCTGCTGTGGATACGCTCGATCCGACGAAGATCACCCTGATACCGGTGAACATCCGCGACCTCGGCAAGTCGGAGGAGCTCGAGCTGCTGGGGCCGCCGCGTCAGACCGCAGTGGGTCTCGTCGAGGAGTTCGTTGCGCCTTCCGGAGATCGATTCGCCATTCAGACATTGAGTATTGAAGAACCGGTTGTCCTACCGTACGAGGCGCCTCAATGCGGCGGGACGACGTCAATCTGTTGTGTGACGTGTGGGCATTGGACGATTTGTGGTCGCTGCGTGAGGTTGTGGTGTGGTAACTGTGGCAATTGCTGGGATCGTGAATCGACCTCCGGCACAGGTGCCCTAGCCCATGCAAGCTGCGCAAATCTATCAAGCGGACGTGAGTCCCCAACGGCAGCCGCCCCCTCGGCTGGCTGGTAGGGGCCAGGTTCGAGTATGCTACGCGGCCGCACGCGAGGACCTGCAACGGTCCGGAGGCTGGGATGTTGAGGGGAAATCGAAGACGGTGCCGCATCGCACTGATGGCCATATCGTGTGTGAGCGTGTTCGTCTTGCAAGCCTCCGCGCAGGATTCTCTCGTCGATACCGAGGGACTCCCGACCATTGTCAAACCGTTCGGGGTCCCTATTTCGAATCGCGCCGTGGAAGCCAAGCTCACGCTGGCCGGAAAGTGGAGTGCGCGGGTGGTTGCGCTGGACGGTACAATCGTAACCGTCGGTGGGCCCGTAGACGATGTCGAGTACGCGTTTTCGCCGGCACTTCAGGCGGATGGGATTGCGTGGCTGCCCATGACGATTCGAAACGGCGATGTCGTCGAGCAGTTGCCGCCATTCGAAGAACCCAAGACCTATCCATTCGACGACGACCGTTCCGTATCGACTGCGTGGGGCGAGTTCAAGATCGAGAATCTCGGCATCAAGCCCCATCGGTTCCCCCAAGAACGAGACTTCTATCGCATTTCGTCGTGGTCACGCATTCACACATCCGGCCGCGCTACCTGCTGCATCTCAAAGCAGGGGTGGTCGGTTTGCGGCGCATCGGTGAGTTTCCTCGGTTGGTCCTGCGAAAGCGAGATCATCAAGACCACCAAGCAGGCAAGCGCCAACTAGCGCGCAGTCGCCCAAACCACGAGATAATCTCTGAACCGGGGAGGTCTCTCGGTTGACGCGTTTCCTGTACAGGCGACGTGCGTGGATCACGATTGGCGGGGCCCTCGCCTACCTGATCGTCTGCCTCGTGGTGATCCTGACCCTTGGTGTCGATCGACGCCCCGGAACTCCTGTCGCCTTGAATGGCGAGGCGTTACCAGAGCAGATGTGGTTCGCCGGAACGGACCGTCTCGTCACGGTCGAGCGGACGGAAGCAAGGTTGACGGTTGTTTCCTGGGAGCTCCCCGAGGGAACCCCGCAACGAAGTCGCGTTGAGCTGCCGACATTGGATTCGGGTGAGCCCGCTGCCTATGCCGTCGCGCCGAACGGCCGGTCGGTGGCGTGGATCGAGGGTGGCCGGATCTTCGTGCGCGACCTCGAGGGCGGAGTGGAGACGGACGCCCTGGCCCACCACCTCGACGAGGGGCAGGCCGGCGTCGTGCAACAGTTGGCGCTCGTGATGGACCGCTCCAGCGACCGACTGGTGGCGGCAATCATCTACGAGAACGGCGATCTGCAGTTCTGGGACTACTCCAACCTGGAGAATCTCGGCGGATCCAATATGCCGCCGACCTGGCGTTTCGCATATCACGACACCGATCACCTCGTCGTGGGCTCCCTCGCCGAGAAAGACGTCATGGTCATGCCGTTGCACGACTTGAAGGACATGGCCTTCAAGAACTACTTCTGGGAATTCCCCGGTGTGACCGCTCTGTGCGTGGTCGACGGAGGCGTTCCCGTGCTTGGCACGGAACGCGGAAACATCTTCCGGCCCAAGGCGAATGCGACGTGGGATACGAGCCCGGAGAGACTCGGCGTGATCCACGCGCTTGCCCCCGGCGCCGATGGAAGCGTCTACGCCGGTGGCGACTTCGACGGTATCTATCGGTTGAGCCACGACCTCCTCGAAAAAGAAGTCGTCACTTCGGCAACACCGACCCGATTGCTGTCGGTCAGCGATCGGTTTCTCGCATTCTCCAACGGGGACTTCACCGGTTTCGTCGAGCTCAACGCCGAGCGCTACCTTGCCCCTTGGGTCAAGAGCCCGGGCTACTGGCTCGCGTTCATTCTCGGGTTCATCGGGACCCTGGCGACTCTGATCGGTTTGACGAGGGCTGCGCCGCCTACCGGCGGATCAACGCCGCCTTCGAGTGGGGAGACGGACGACCGGGACACGCAGGACGCCCAGGTCGACTCTGTACATGACGACCCGCCGATCGCCGTGTCGGATATCGCTCCCGGTGGCAAGATCGGACGCTATGAAGCCCTGGCGTATCTAGGGCAAGGTGGCATGGGTGTCGTTCTCCGCGCGCGTGATCCGCAACTGGACCGCGAGGTGGCGATCAAGATCGTCTCGGAGAAGTTCTCAGCCAACGATACCGCCATGGCGCGATTCAAGAGCGAGGCAAGGGCAATCGCGCAGCTTCGCCACCCGAACATCCTCACCATCCACGACATCGGTCAGACAGGCGAGCTCATCTATCTGGTAACCGAGCTGCTGGAGGGGCAGACCCTCGAGCAACGAATCAAAGAAGGACGGTCGCTCGCGCCGGCCGACGCGCTGAAGATCGTTGCATTGGTCGCGGTCGGACTCTCCGCCGCCCATGAAAAAGGCATCGTTCACCGCGACATCAAGCCGGGCAACATCTTCCTGACTCGAGATCAAGAGTCCAAGGTCAAGATCTTCGATTTCGGACTCGCGCAGACGGTTCCGGTCGAACCCGGCGATCCCGCGACCCGCCCGACGGTGCAGCATCACACGTCGCCCGGGCATTTCATCGGAACGCCGGGATACTCGTCGCCCGAGCAGGTTCGTGTGAGGCCGCTCGATGAGCGAACCGATATGTTCTCACTCGGCTGCGTGCTCTACGAACTGCTGACCGGCGATCGTCCGTTCATCAGGGAGACGATGGCTGACACCGCGGCCGCAGTTCTCTTGTTCGAACCGCCGAGCGTCACTACAGTCGATGAGAGCCTACCCGAGGCGCTCGGCGGCATCGTCCATCGATGTCTCGCAAAAGAGCCTGAAGACCGATTTGCCTCGATGCGTGAGTTGCTCGCCGAACTCGTGCCCTTGATTCGAGAACTCGACGACTCGTGGCAAGAGCCGCTCATCTCCCGCGACACCGACGTAGACGGGTCGGGCGATCAGGATCACTGAGGTGTGCGAATGAAGGTCGTGGAACAGTCCGCCCCGGAACTCCATTCCACATCGGAATTCGAGCACAACGTCCAGTCCGCCTGACGAACGCAACAGCGTCCGCTACCGGCACGATCGGGACGAACGGGTCGCTGGTACGCCTCAGGCAGAGGTTCGCCCAGCAGAATCTCAGAGACCGTGAACTTGAACTCTCCGTGCTCGGTTGCGATCGACGTGCTCCGCCCCACCGGTCGAGACACGGGGGCCGTGTCACCCAGTTGGGTAACCACGCTACCCCTCGGGTCATTCTCGATCAGCATCGGTAACCAGGCGATCACGGTACTTCCGTCGCGGTCCTCACCAAGAGCCGGAGCGAACGCGTAGACGAAGTCTCTCCGCCGTTCGACCGTCAACAGCGTTCCTTCACGGACGGTGAACGTCGCAACTTCGTCATCGGGCAAGTGCAGGCTGCCATGGACATCCATGTTCGAGATGGGCACGCCGTAGGCGGTTGTCTGCGCTTGCCCCCGTACCGGGCTCGACGAGGTCAAGACCAGCGAGAACACGACCGGGAACATCATGTAGCGAACAGAGCCCACGCTCCGAATCTAGCTTCCGGCAGAAGCACCGGCAACTGTCCCGGGGTCGGAGCGAAATGGACCGAAAACTCTCCAAATTCCTGAGATCGACGCGGATCAGGAGACCACCGCCGCCGGATTACGGTTCTGCCTGCTCCGTCTTCCGCAGGTCGCACGATCGCTCGCCGCACTGGATTGCGCCGCCGCAGACGGTCCACCCGTCGCCGCAATCGACGCAGCATCTCGCTTGGTCCGGCGCATTCTGACAGCTCGGCATGCCCGGTGCTGCAGCGTCGAAAGGGAAATCGTGGACGTCCAGCAGCTCGACCGGACGGATCGTGAAGGTGCCCTGCGGGGGAGAGAAAGACACACTCTCGTCGATCGCGACTTCCGGGGGAGCACCGTCCCCGAACTGATCGATCACACCGCCGGCGTCGATTGTCATCGCGAGCCAGGCGACCCTGGGCGGGGTCGCGTCCATCAGCATCGGTGAGAGCAGGAATCCGTTCTGCTGTGCATCACAGGCGACGAGACTGCCCTGCGGGTGTGTCCACGCCTCGACGGACTGACCGTCCGGCAGGGTCCACTCGGCGCGCAGGGCCTGGACGGCCGGAGCGTCGTCCTGCGTCCGGGGCTCGGGCGTCGAACTCGGTTCGTACTGAGAAGTCTCCTCGCTCGTGCCGCAAGCGGCCATTGCGAGACAGATCAGCGCGCCGGCGCTTGCAGCGCACACGACTCGCGCAAACGACGGTCGGTGAGATCCCATGAGTGTACCTCCCTGTCCGGATGTCTCTTTCTCGACTAGCTGGACCACTTGGTCCATGAAGTCACTCCTTCGTGGCAAAGTCAATCGCGGGAATGAGACTCTCCGAGGTGCCGTCGTCACTCTGTAAGAGTCATCGTCTCGGAAGCGCAACGCCATTGGCTTGACGCTCTCATCCCACACACGGTAGCCTCGACGGAGCGCAACAGAGCATCTCGAACGCCCAAACGGAGCCGCCGTGGCAACTGCGATCCCACCCGCCAACGATGGCCAGGCAAACGATCGACGATCGACCGGACTCGCGATCGCACAGCTTCTGTTACTCGTCTTGGCGCCTGTCGCAGTCTTCTTGCTGTACCTGTTTCTCAGTCGTAGGTTCGGCGAGTCCATCGTGGACAAGGCGATCGCGTTCCTCTTGGCATACGCAGTCGGCGTGTCCGTGCTCGCCGGGATTCCCAACCTCCGGGAGTGGATCGTTCGGCAACTGCGTGGGGCGTTTCAATCTCTCGCCGTTGTCGCCGTCATGCTCGCAGTGTTGATCACCGCTGCAGCGCTCTCGGGCCTGGCCCTCGCCGACCTCTCCGGCTCGCGATTCCGAGGAGCGGTCCAGGTTGACGGCGGCTCGCTCAGTGGACCGGCCGTGATCGTTCCG is a genomic window containing:
- a CDS encoding TPM domain-containing protein is translated as MAGCAALATTGGPASKKPSYAPFPEPDSGYVSDHADLLTIDEEEQIERWLWQIESRTGVEIIIVVVDSIARYPGTPNQDVESFAGGLFDAYGIGNMPANDGVLLLVAHDDRRARIELGAGYGHGRDGDARKIMDRAIVPRFREGDYAGGIQAGTKAVAKEFAGVRIGPPWMLIGLLATLPVLGLIAFSLFKNGKRGWGWVVVGLMIVVILLILFIVMRIVRHMPRESSSGWSAGGLGGFGGGSSGGGGATGSW
- a CDS encoding serine/threonine protein kinase, with protein sequence MTRFLYRRRAWITIGGALAYLIVCLVVILTLGVDRRPGTPVALNGEALPEQMWFAGTDRLVTVERTEARLTVVSWELPEGTPQRSRVELPTLDSGEPAAYAVAPNGRSVAWIEGGRIFVRDLEGGVETDALAHHLDEGQAGVVQQLALVMDRSSDRLVAAIIYENGDLQFWDYSNLENLGGSNMPPTWRFAYHDTDHLVVGSLAEKDVMVMPLHDLKDMAFKNYFWEFPGVTALCVVDGGVPVLGTERGNIFRPKANATWDTSPERLGVIHALAPGADGSVYAGGDFDGIYRLSHDLLEKEVVTSATPTRLLSVSDRFLAFSNGDFTGFVELNAERYLAPWVKSPGYWLAFILGFIGTLATLIGLTRAAPPTGGSTPPSSGETDDRDTQDAQVDSVHDDPPIAVSDIAPGGKIGRYEALAYLGQGGMGVVLRARDPQLDREVAIKIVSEKFSANDTAMARFKSEARAIAQLRHPNILTIHDIGQTGELIYLVTELLEGQTLEQRIKEGRSLAPADALKIVALVAVGLSAAHEKGIVHRDIKPGNIFLTRDQESKVKIFDFGLAQTVPVEPGDPATRPTVQHHTSPGHFIGTPGYSSPEQVRVRPLDERTDMFSLGCVLYELLTGDRPFIRETMADTAAAVLLFEPPSVTTVDESLPEALGGIVHRCLAKEPEDRFASMRELLAELVPLIRELDDSWQEPLISRDTDVDGSGDQDH